The Porites lutea chromosome 9, jaPorLute2.1, whole genome shotgun sequence sequence AAAATCATTAATTCGCTTCGATTATCTGAAAAAAATGCTAGGTTCTTTTGATCTTATGCAGTATGGTGTTAACTCCTGCACTGATGACCGTGAGACAAatgtggaaaaaagaaaaaaaacagccaaaaaagcCTGGCAAGAGATTTACTCCTTTAAAGCACCTGGATTAACTTTTGAACACTTAAACAAAGATGACAAGAAAAAGCTAACGTAGTAGTGGTTTAAGGTCGTTTAATCTGGAAACTTCGGTAAACTTTTCCTGACCTTCGTCAgacaggaaataaaaaaatgtccaggacaagaaaagcaaagaaaggaTAAATTCACACTAACAGGTGCCAAAGAAGTTTAGAGAACCCAATAATTTAGGCCTAAACATAAAAATCTCTAAAAATGCTCCAAAAATCTCTACCGAAATTCCCATTTCAATTGACTGTCTAAAAATCCCAAGAATTTCTAAACATCTCCAAACCCCTCACACTTTTGTGCGATAGTTTTCACAGCGCCCTACTTCcacttataaaataaataaaatcggAAAGAATATCAACCCAATGACTTCACTCAGACCGCTGCTAGGTTGGATTGCAGGCACTACTTAATAATTGGAAAATTTAAGGAACAGTATAGATACTTAACGGTGGAACCCCGATATAATCGAACCTCTACATAACGaacggtataacgaacgattttctttaccccagaaatagtaaaatatattaaaaagaaCTTCGGTATAACGTAACCTCGCGCGTTAAAGCGAAGACactttgccagtcccttggcccttcgtatatcgaggttccactgtcgatttaacgaacctctatataacgaagtcctcgttTTAACGTACGatctttttttacctttctaatAGTAAAATGTGTGACAAAAGGACCTCGATATTACGGAACGTTTTTTACGAACAAATGtcgccagtcccttggccctaatcgttatagcgaggttccaccacaggtagcccaagctcgaaatatgagcatcggcgaacatcgtcattattgcgtaacattcgaaatataaggatttgtatggggaaaaaacctatcgtttctgtaaccttcgaaaatgaaaggatttcaataaaaaacagcttaccttacttaaatgGGTGTTACGTCCCTCCTGTGTAGTCCAGTCGGGCCGAtatatggccgttttatgggttttggGGTAAACGGACGGTTTTCTCTACCTTTTTATAGAGAGAAAACAGTTTACacaaaaacccataaaacggccatataTCGGCcgtatttcgagcttgggctacctgtgcttcCACTGTAGTTGGATTATAATGGCAGTAGAGAAAATCAACGACAAACGAACAACATTTTGTGAAAATCGCCTAAAAATCCTGCAAAAATCCTTCATCTTCCTAGAAAATCccttaaaatttttgaaattcttcTGATAAcctaaaaattctaaaaaattcCGGCTTTTGGTGCGTAAGCCAGGTCAAGTTGTCGAGAGGCCAAGCATTATTATTGACAGATGATACGTAGACAGTTTGAGCGGCGAAACTCAGAGCTTGTGGCAAAGAGAATAATAGGATTCATGACATGTTTCAAATAGAACAAAATTAGCGTAAATAGATAGATGTAAAGAAAGGCACTCATGTTCAAATCCGCTGGGTCGGAAAATCCATAAATAAGCATCATCACTCCGCGCGGAATATAGCACACTTGAAAGGCAAAAACTAAGATGGCCAAAGTCTTAATAAGCCGCCGGCGTTTCTGTTGCTGTATGGCGCGCGTGAACAACGTGTTGTCAGTCAGCTGGTCAGTCAGCGCACTCGAAGGAACGAGCCTGGTTTGTAGTGTTTTTAGGATCTTGAAGTAAGCCATTGTCTGTGTGAACAGAGGAATAGCAATGAAGACAGTAACAAGGTAGACTTGATAAATAGGACGGTACAGCTCGAATGGAAATTGGACCACGCATCGTTTCATACCTCGTCTTTCCACCGTGATCATAATGGGGGCGATTGGTAGAGAGGAGGTTATGTAGCAAAGTGGCCATATTgcgaaaattataaattttgtgCCCCGTAGTGTTAGACGTCTTTTTAAGGGCCGTACAATCGCGCGAAATCTTTCCATTGCGATCGTTGTATATGTTGCTACGGACACTGTGACGAATAACTCTTGCATTGGAAAAAGAATTTTGCACATGGTGTCTCCGAATGGCCATCCCACAAATTCGTCGATAATCCGCAACGGGGCAGCCAACGAAGCAATAGCCAGGTCACTTACAGCGATGTTCACGATGAGAAGATTGCAGGGCGAACGCATCTCAGGGTATCGGTAGACGGTGAAAACGATGATAGAGTTGAAAAAAACTCCGAAAAAGGTCACAGCCGAAAAGAGTATTGTTGTTGTGATTTTATAGGCTTGCTCGTATGACTCATCCCAAGATGAAGGAGTTGTTGCAAATTTGTCGAACTTTGATGTACCAacagaagagaaattttgtgaGATAGTCGGGCTTGCAAAATTAGCCATCTTCGTCCCTGTAACCTTGATATAGAGGAATGGACAGAGAATTTTGAAGTCCTGCCTCCTTCAACCTGTTAAATCGATATAGATTTCCACAATAGCAAAACTTGATATGTCCTTTTCACCTTCTTTAAGTGTTTGCTGACACAGCATCCAACCATTCACCCGCCTTCATTACCCTCATGTTTGTGACTTTGTCCGCATGAGGTCAAGACAGAAACGAGAGAGAATGTCATCGTTTCCCGGGTAGTGATGAATTGTCACACGTGCTTATGATAACATTTGATAACTGATAGCTTTCCTTTGGGTAATAAAATATCACTCAGTTTTGCATTCCGAAAACTCTAAGCATAAGCGAAGAAGGCCAAGGCACGTGCTATTTTGTGATCGGTGGCCTGATGAACGTGTTGGCATCACAGTCAGATATTAGATTCACTAATATAATAGTGCACAAATACAGAAGAAATATTTTCTTCACGCTACAAATGGAAAAAACATCTGATAAAGCGCTCGAGTGGACCACACCTGGAacgaattaaaaaaaggaaactggAGAACGAGGAATGCAGAGTCTGGAGTGTGGAAAATAAAGAGTAGTggtggaaaaattaaaaaaaagaaagaaatgtgtAAAACTCTTAAAACAGGAAGAGGTATAATACTTGATGGTTGACTCACGCAGTTTAATCTAATTTGACAACAACAGTCAACAATCTGACTTCATGTAtggttttcactagatttaCTAGCGAAACAAGCAAAAGCGCGAGCATAAGAAAAGGTTATGAAAGCCAGCAAAATCTTGAGAATGAATAAGTGttcctttttcttgtgcttatgaTTGCGTCTGTGTTATGCGTGTGAAAACGGAAGGAAGGCGATCTGTTTTTCTTGGCCAGTTATA is a genomic window containing:
- the LOC140947880 gene encoding neuropeptide FF receptor 2-like, with product MANFASPTISQNFSSVGTSKFDKFATTPSSWDESYEQAYKITTTILFSAVTFFGVFFNSIIVFTVYRYPEMRSPCNLLIVNIAVSDLAIASLAAPLRIIDEFVGWPFGDTMCKILFPMQELFVTVSVATYTTIAMERFRAIVRPLKRRLTLRGTKFIIFAIWPLCYITSSLPIAPIMITVERRGMKRCVVQFPFELYRPIYQVYLVTVFIAIPLFTQTMAYFKILKTLQTRLVPSSALTDQLTDNTLFTRAIQQQKRRRLIKTLAILVFAFQVCYIPRGVMMLIYGFSDPADLNMSAFLYIYLFTLILFYLKHVMNPIILFATSSEFRRSNCLRIICQ